From Thiohalorhabdus denitrificans, the proteins below share one genomic window:
- a CDS encoding prepilin-type N-terminal cleavage/methylation domain-containing protein codes for MQKGQGGFTLIEVVVVIVILGILAAVALPRFVDLTDEANQAAYQGVESSLQGGLSLAHSKWLAQGQSGDVTMGSETITMNSSGWPTDGSNLLNTLQSNPADNSNWTDAGWGSDGDPLLDFSPGSSSIYYNATAGTISSD; via the coding sequence ATGCAGAAGGGACAAGGGGGTTTTACCCTCATCGAGGTGGTGGTGGTGATCGTGATCCTGGGCATTCTGGCCGCCGTGGCCCTGCCCCGGTTCGTGGACCTCACCGACGAGGCCAATCAGGCGGCCTATCAGGGGGTGGAATCCAGCCTGCAGGGAGGCCTGTCTTTGGCCCACAGCAAGTGGTTGGCCCAGGGGCAAAGTGGCGATGTGACCATGGGATCCGAAACTATTACCATGAATAGTAGTGGATGGCCCACCGATGGTTCCAACCTTTTAAACACCCTTCAGAGCAACCCTGCGGACAATTCCAACTGGACTGATGCGGGATGGGGGAGTGATGGGGATCCACTCCTGGATTTCAGCCCGGGTAGTAGCTCGATCTACTACAACGCCACGGCCGGAACTATCAGTTCTGACTGA
- a CDS encoding O-antigen ligase family protein translates to MAGAGYAAGAGEERARDAGRLEGRGVLTLTLLAAAFGTGLFFNGLHIPLLAATGILLAFCLALALGPGIHAGWRVPRSPAAGCLVTWWVFLAVSLAWSTVVYTSSLYYWWLSALPLTFFTLVLAPRPEVWTRAALGGFFVAAGLLALWALVQFFALPEVYGYRAHHPLINPNNLAGLFNLALLPVVAGYLRTAGRRRAGWLLAGALLLLAGVIATQSRGAYLGAGLGLAVLLAVSRGAPGATWPRLVALALGGGAVFAFMNGWAGGVVGQRLETLGAVGAQTSLLTRFAIWEGTWHMVLDRPWLGTGLGTFFLYYPRYRLPEDSGSGGFYAHMDPLQLWTEVGVAGPALFYLFLIAVLVQTVRAVRAEGVGPTGRLRILGPFAGLLAVAVHTHATFHLYILPILIGAGVVLAAWQLRCEAALGRERAAVALPRRAHPRVWAAILAGGVALVGMNLGAAAAGDRLIRWGKAAVEAGETGEALRYFRYARAIIPNSDTPWALGAEIRVAALGAPESGLDVGQRRAIYREAHHLLDRAQRRNPARAELDRLRARLYQVAPEAMEDAPRQRAAAALERALAKDPRLFGARLALADHHQRSGRLEAARTVLEEGLPWRYPGTQGAQLLLRSAELRERTGDPAGALALTRSALARVPEGSGEARSALRTRIRDMEDGLGAP, encoded by the coding sequence ATGGCGGGAGCCGGGTACGCAGCAGGCGCCGGGGAGGAAAGGGCGAGGGATGCGGGACGCCTGGAGGGCCGCGGTGTCCTGACCCTAACCCTGCTGGCCGCCGCCTTCGGCACCGGCCTGTTCTTCAACGGGCTGCACATCCCCCTCCTCGCCGCCACCGGGATCCTGCTGGCCTTCTGCCTGGCCCTGGCCCTGGGCCCGGGCATCCACGCCGGCTGGCGGGTTCCGCGCTCGCCCGCCGCTGGGTGCCTGGTGACGTGGTGGGTCTTTCTGGCGGTCAGCCTGGCGTGGTCCACCGTGGTCTACACCAGCAGCCTCTACTACTGGTGGTTGAGCGCCCTGCCGCTGACCTTCTTTACTCTGGTGCTGGCGCCGCGTCCGGAGGTCTGGACCCGGGCGGCTCTGGGCGGTTTCTTCGTGGCCGCCGGGCTCCTGGCCCTGTGGGCCCTGGTCCAGTTCTTCGCCCTCCCCGAGGTCTACGGCTACCGGGCCCACCATCCCCTGATCAACCCCAACAACCTGGCCGGGCTGTTCAATCTGGCCCTGCTGCCGGTGGTGGCCGGCTACCTGCGCACGGCCGGGCGCCGCCGCGCCGGCTGGCTGCTGGCCGGGGCGTTGCTGCTGCTCGCCGGGGTCATCGCCACCCAGAGCCGGGGTGCCTACCTGGGGGCCGGCCTGGGGCTGGCGGTGCTGCTGGCGGTCTCCCGGGGGGCGCCGGGGGCGACCTGGCCGCGGCTGGTGGCCCTGGCCCTGGGCGGCGGAGCGGTCTTCGCCTTCATGAACGGCTGGGCGGGTGGGGTGGTGGGTCAGCGTCTGGAGACCCTGGGGGCGGTGGGGGCGCAGACCAGCCTCCTGACCCGGTTCGCTATCTGGGAGGGGACCTGGCACATGGTCCTCGACCGGCCCTGGCTGGGCACCGGGCTGGGCACCTTCTTCCTCTACTACCCCCGCTACCGCCTGCCGGAGGACAGCGGATCGGGCGGCTTCTACGCCCACATGGACCCGCTGCAGCTCTGGACGGAAGTGGGGGTCGCCGGACCTGCGCTGTTCTACCTGTTCCTGATCGCGGTGCTCGTGCAGACGGTGCGGGCGGTCCGTGCCGAGGGTGTCGGGCCAACCGGGCGCCTGCGGATCCTCGGCCCCTTCGCCGGCCTGCTGGCGGTGGCGGTGCACACCCACGCGACCTTCCACCTCTACATCCTGCCCATCCTCATCGGCGCCGGCGTGGTCCTGGCCGCCTGGCAGCTGCGCTGCGAGGCGGCGCTGGGCCGGGAGCGGGCGGCCGTGGCCCTGCCGCGCCGGGCCCATCCGCGGGTCTGGGCCGCCATCCTGGCGGGGGGGGTGGCCCTCGTGGGTATGAACCTGGGCGCGGCCGCCGCCGGGGATCGGCTGATCCGCTGGGGCAAGGCGGCGGTGGAGGCGGGCGAAACCGGGGAAGCACTGCGCTACTTCCGCTACGCCCGGGCGATCATCCCCAACAGCGACACCCCCTGGGCCCTGGGTGCCGAGATCCGGGTGGCCGCCCTGGGGGCCCCGGAAAGCGGGCTGGACGTCGGCCAGCGCCGGGCCATCTACCGCGAGGCCCACCACCTGCTCGATCGCGCCCAACGGCGCAACCCGGCCCGGGCGGAGCTGGACCGGCTTCGTGCCCGGCTCTATCAAGTGGCCCCCGAGGCCATGGAGGACGCGCCCCGGCAGCGGGCCGCGGCCGCCTTGGAACGCGCGCTGGCCAAGGACCCGCGGCTCTTCGGGGCCCGTCTGGCGCTGGCGGACCACCATCAACGGTCCGGGCGCCTCGAGGCGGCCCGGACCGTGCTGGAGGAGGGGCTGCCGTGGCGGTACCCGGGCACGCAAGGGGCGCAGCTCCTCCTGCGCAGCGCGGAGCTGCGGGAGCGCACCGGCGATCCCGCCGGCGCCCTGGCTCTGACCCGGTCGGCCCTGGCGCGGGTGCCGGAAGGGTCCGGGGAGGCCCGGTCCGCCCTCCGCACGCGCATCCGGGACATGGAGGACGGGCTTGGAGCGCCTTGA
- a CDS encoding type II secretion system F family protein, with the protein MPTFRYRAQDAQGQTVIGTLEAESSRDAADRLSADNAVPLEIVKARGGEGADGAALRNRLLSRKVPLEALILFSRQMATLLRAGVPLLRALAGQVESVPNPRLGEVLQGVRETVEAGRTLADGLEQYPDVFPELFVHMVRVGEASGELAEAFERLAGYLEHEKDTRDRAKQALRYPAMVVVAIAVAMVILNVVVIPKFVGLFADLDTELPLPTRLLIGFSDFTRSQGWLVALLAIAGLLAFRRYIATEGGRRRWDRWKLRLPVVGDILYKLAMARFTRTFATTAASGVPVVEGLTVAGRAVGNRYVEEHVASMRAGVERGDSLHRAARREELFPLTVLQMIEVGEEAGAVDEMMDRVADYHEREADLRIDTLSSLIEPVLIAVIGAMVLVLALGVFLPMWDMARAV; encoded by the coding sequence ATGCCTACCTTCCGCTACCGGGCCCAGGACGCCCAGGGCCAGACCGTCATCGGCACCCTGGAGGCCGAGTCCTCTCGGGACGCTGCGGACCGTCTGTCGGCGGACAACGCCGTGCCCCTGGAGATCGTGAAGGCCCGGGGCGGGGAGGGGGCGGACGGGGCGGCGCTGCGCAACCGTCTGCTTTCCCGTAAGGTTCCCCTGGAGGCGCTCATCCTCTTCAGCCGCCAGATGGCCACCCTGCTCCGGGCTGGGGTGCCCCTGCTGCGGGCGCTGGCTGGCCAGGTGGAATCGGTGCCCAATCCGCGCCTGGGCGAGGTCCTGCAAGGGGTACGTGAGACCGTGGAGGCCGGCCGCACCCTGGCCGACGGCCTGGAGCAATATCCCGACGTCTTCCCCGAGCTCTTCGTCCACATGGTCCGGGTGGGCGAGGCGAGCGGCGAGCTCGCGGAGGCCTTCGAGCGCCTCGCCGGCTACCTGGAGCACGAGAAGGACACCCGCGACCGCGCCAAGCAGGCTTTGCGCTATCCGGCCATGGTGGTGGTGGCCATCGCGGTCGCCATGGTGATCCTCAACGTGGTGGTCATCCCCAAGTTCGTGGGCCTGTTCGCCGACCTGGACACCGAGCTGCCCCTGCCCACCCGGCTATTGATCGGCTTCTCCGACTTCACCCGCAGCCAAGGCTGGCTGGTGGCCCTGCTTGCCATCGCCGGCCTCCTCGCCTTCCGCCGCTACATCGCCACGGAGGGGGGGCGACGGCGCTGGGACCGCTGGAAGCTGCGCCTGCCGGTGGTGGGGGACATCCTCTACAAGCTGGCCATGGCCCGTTTCACGCGCACCTTCGCCACCACCGCCGCGTCCGGGGTGCCGGTGGTGGAGGGGCTCACCGTCGCCGGCCGCGCCGTGGGCAACCGCTACGTGGAGGAGCACGTGGCGTCCATGCGGGCGGGGGTGGAGCGGGGCGACTCCCTGCACCGCGCCGCCCGGAGGGAGGAGCTGTTCCCCCTGACGGTGCTGCAGATGATCGAGGTGGGGGAGGAGGCCGGGGCCGTGGACGAGATGATGGACCGGGTGGCCGACTACCACGAGCGCGAGGCGGACCTGCGCATCGACACCCTGTCGAGCCTGATCGAGCCGGTGCTCATTGCCGTCATTGGCGCCATGGTCCTGGTGCTGGCCCTGGGGGTATTCCTGCCCATGTGGGACATGGCGCGGGCCGTCTAG
- a CDS encoding GspE/PulE family protein — MAKLKKIRLGDLLVKYGVISEAQLGEALRIQQESGKKLGKILVERGLITEQRLLEFLADQLDVELVDLAQYRVDPDAAHSLSESQARRFRALPLKRKPNGTYQVAMADPTNVMAVDRLEHLLGAEVEPAVASESALLRALDRVFTRSHQMSSLADEIGAELGEESQRGLPEVEPGSEDAPVARLINALFTQAVQMGSSDIHVEPDEDALLVRCRIDGVLQERMRTDRQVAEAVVSRLKLMAELDIAERRLPQDGRFRITVGGHRLDVRLSTMPIQNGEAAVMRLLDQSAGLIGLEELGMEEEVRRRFEHLVRIPHGMVLVTGPTGSGKTTTLYAALNRINDTGQKIITVEDPVEYQLPLVSQVQVNPRIDLTFARVLRSILRQDPDTVMVGEIRDQETGSIAIRAALTGHLVFSTLHTNDAPGTVTRLIDMGLEPFLVASSLRGVVAQRLVRRICPSCRVEDRPSAAVLQGLGLDPREAEGTIFYRGEGCVECNNTGFRGRVGIYELMEVDGPVREAISRNDRGAVECALEGQEAHRTLRESGLAKVRAGVTSLEEVLRVTAEDQEYAHLGTP; from the coding sequence GTGGCGAAGCTCAAGAAAATCCGTCTGGGCGACCTCCTGGTCAAGTACGGGGTCATCTCCGAGGCCCAGCTCGGCGAAGCCCTGCGTATCCAGCAGGAAAGCGGCAAGAAGCTCGGCAAAATCCTGGTCGAACGGGGCCTGATCACCGAGCAGCGGCTGCTCGAGTTCCTTGCCGACCAGCTGGACGTGGAGCTTGTCGACCTCGCCCAGTACCGGGTGGACCCGGACGCCGCCCATTCCCTCTCCGAATCCCAGGCCCGCAGGTTCCGGGCTCTTCCCCTCAAGCGAAAACCGAACGGCACCTACCAGGTGGCCATGGCCGACCCCACCAACGTCATGGCGGTGGACCGCCTTGAGCACCTTCTCGGTGCGGAGGTGGAGCCGGCGGTGGCGTCGGAGTCGGCCCTCCTGCGGGCGCTGGATCGGGTGTTCACCCGGAGCCACCAGATGAGCTCCCTCGCCGACGAAATCGGCGCGGAGCTCGGGGAGGAATCCCAGCGCGGTCTCCCCGAGGTGGAGCCGGGCTCCGAGGACGCCCCGGTGGCCCGCCTCATCAATGCCCTGTTTACCCAGGCCGTGCAGATGGGCAGCTCCGACATCCATGTAGAGCCCGACGAGGACGCCCTACTGGTCCGCTGCCGGATCGACGGTGTGCTGCAGGAGCGGATGCGGACCGATCGGCAGGTGGCCGAGGCGGTGGTCTCGCGGCTCAAGCTGATGGCCGAGCTCGACATCGCCGAGCGCCGCCTCCCCCAGGACGGGCGCTTTCGGATCACGGTAGGTGGGCATCGCCTTGATGTGCGGCTGTCCACCATGCCCATCCAGAACGGCGAGGCCGCCGTGATGCGCCTCCTTGACCAGTCCGCGGGCCTCATCGGGCTGGAGGAGCTGGGCATGGAGGAAGAGGTCCGCCGGCGGTTCGAGCACCTCGTGCGGATTCCCCACGGCATGGTGCTGGTGACCGGGCCCACCGGCTCCGGCAAGACCACCACCCTCTATGCCGCCCTGAACCGGATCAACGACACCGGCCAGAAGATCATCACGGTGGAGGATCCGGTGGAGTACCAGCTGCCCCTGGTCAGCCAGGTGCAGGTGAATCCCCGCATCGACCTTACCTTCGCCCGCGTCCTGCGCTCCATCCTGCGCCAGGACCCGGACACCGTCATGGTGGGCGAGATCCGCGACCAGGAGACGGGCAGCATCGCCATCCGTGCCGCCCTGACCGGCCACCTCGTGTTCTCCACGCTCCACACCAACGACGCACCCGGCACCGTCACCCGCCTGATCGACATGGGCCTGGAGCCCTTCCTGGTGGCCTCCAGCCTCCGCGGTGTGGTGGCCCAGCGGCTGGTGCGCCGCATCTGCCCCAGCTGCCGGGTGGAGGACCGGCCCTCCGCGGCCGTCCTCCAGGGGTTGGGCCTGGATCCACGGGAGGCCGAGGGCACCATTTTCTACCGCGGGGAGGGCTGCGTGGAGTGCAACAACACCGGCTTCCGGGGTCGGGTGGGGATCTACGAGCTGATGGAGGTGGACGGGCCGGTGCGGGAGGCCATCAGCCGCAACGATCGCGGGGCGGTGGAGTGCGCCCTGGAGGGCCAGGAGGCCCACCGCACCCTGCGCGAATCGGGCCTGGCGAAGGTCAGAGCCGGCGTCACCAGCCTGGAGGAGGTGCTGCGGGTCACCGCCGAGGACCAGGAATACGCCCACCTGGGAACGCCCTGA
- a CDS encoding DUF2065 domain-containing protein yields the protein MWQELLSAIALVMILEGLPYFISPSAMRQALARIFTLPDHVLRSAGLTFMVLGVLLLFLVRRLL from the coding sequence GTGTGGCAGGAGCTGCTGTCTGCGATTGCGCTGGTGATGATCCTGGAGGGACTGCCGTACTTCATCAGTCCCTCCGCCATGCGCCAGGCGCTGGCCCGGATCTTTACCCTGCCGGACCACGTCCTGCGGAGCGCCGGGCTGACCTTCATGGTCCTCGGCGTGCTCCTGCTGTTCCTGGTGCGCCGGTTGCTGTAG
- the hflC gene encoding protease modulator HflC, with translation MNRIVGIAIAVVLVLGAITAAFSLFTVDETESAVVLQFGEPRASVTEPGLNIKRPFVQNVKYFDARVLDFDDEARTYVTSDKKNLIIDSYAKWRIRDPLRFYISVTNQMTARSRLGDLIRSQLREEIGRRNLQQTVSGERRQVMENLTRVVSQQAEKMGIEVLDIRIKRTDLPEENEQAVYDRMISEREREAREYRAEGAEQAEEVMAKADREREEILAEARRKAEEVKGQADAEATEIYNSAYTLSPEFFALYRSLQSYEKAFDGGELMLLSPESEFFRYFQKSEATE, from the coding sequence ATGAACCGCATAGTCGGAATCGCCATCGCCGTGGTCCTGGTACTCGGGGCCATCACGGCGGCCTTCTCCCTCTTCACCGTGGACGAGACCGAGTCCGCGGTGGTGCTGCAGTTCGGCGAACCGCGGGCCTCCGTGACCGAGCCCGGGCTGAACATCAAGCGGCCCTTCGTCCAGAACGTGAAGTACTTCGACGCACGCGTGCTGGACTTTGACGACGAGGCGCGGACCTACGTCACCAGCGACAAGAAGAACCTCATCATCGATTCCTACGCCAAGTGGCGGATTCGGGATCCGCTGCGGTTCTACATCAGCGTGACGAACCAGATGACCGCCCGCAGCCGCCTGGGCGATCTGATCCGCTCCCAGCTGCGCGAGGAGATCGGCCGGCGGAACCTCCAGCAGACGGTATCCGGGGAGCGCCGGCAGGTGATGGAGAACCTCACCAGGGTGGTGAGCCAACAGGCGGAAAAGATGGGTATCGAGGTTCTGGACATCCGCATCAAGCGGACCGACCTGCCGGAGGAGAACGAGCAGGCCGTCTACGACCGGATGATCAGCGAGCGCGAGCGCGAGGCCCGCGAGTACCGGGCCGAGGGCGCCGAGCAGGCCGAGGAGGTGATGGCCAAGGCGGACCGGGAGCGCGAGGAGATCCTCGCCGAGGCCCGGCGCAAGGCGGAGGAGGTCAAGGGTCAGGCGGACGCCGAGGCCACGGAGATCTACAACTCCGCCTACACCCTGTCGCCGGAGTTCTTCGCCCTCTACCGTTCCCTGCAGAGCTACGAGAAGGCCTTCGACGGTGGCGAGCTGATGCTGCTCAGTCCGGAATCGGAGTTCTTCCGCTACTTCCAGAAGTCGGAGGCGACGGAATAA
- the hflK gene encoding FtsH protease activity modulator HflK — MAWNEPGGPNKGNDKNPWGQWGGGGSGGGGQQPPDLDEIIRKLKAKFGGSSGGGGGGILGGGGPGFSGRGIAIVVGIALLLWLASGIYVVNPAEQGVVKRFGKHTITTEPGLHYHLPWPIESVHTPKVTQVRRIEVGFRDRPGRQDSMHVPKEALMLTGDEAIVDLQFAVQYHISDAAKYLFEVSDPDGTVRSAAETAIREVVGQRPIDDVLTQARAEVAQQTQELMQSILNHYNTGLQVDDLALQSAQAPDPVRPAFRDVISAREDRTRAVNEAQAYANDILPRARGQAERILQEAEGYRARIVNAAQGSASRFRDVFEEYQNAPEVTSQRLYLETMERVLERNEKVMVDIPESGNLLYLPIQEVLKQRQGDSGKAQNGQDQQASGQDEGQAGRTERVRQQFERRLERIQEGESR; from the coding sequence GTGGCATGGAATGAGCCCGGCGGCCCCAACAAGGGAAACGACAAGAACCCCTGGGGGCAATGGGGCGGGGGCGGCAGCGGTGGCGGCGGCCAGCAGCCCCCCGACCTCGATGAGATTATCCGCAAGCTCAAGGCCAAGTTCGGCGGCTCCTCCGGAGGTGGCGGGGGTGGAATCCTCGGCGGCGGTGGGCCCGGCTTCAGCGGTCGTGGCATCGCCATCGTGGTCGGCATCGCCCTGCTGTTGTGGTTGGCCAGCGGCATCTATGTTGTGAACCCCGCCGAGCAGGGCGTGGTGAAGCGGTTCGGCAAGCACACCATTACTACCGAGCCGGGCCTCCACTATCACCTGCCGTGGCCCATCGAATCCGTCCATACGCCCAAGGTCACCCAGGTTCGCCGCATCGAGGTGGGCTTCCGGGACCGGCCCGGCCGGCAGGACTCCATGCACGTTCCCAAGGAAGCCCTGATGCTCACCGGGGACGAGGCCATCGTGGACCTGCAGTTCGCCGTGCAGTACCACATCTCCGATGCCGCCAAGTACCTCTTCGAGGTCAGCGACCCCGACGGCACTGTGCGCTCCGCGGCGGAGACGGCCATCCGCGAGGTGGTGGGGCAGCGGCCCATCGACGACGTCCTGACCCAGGCCCGGGCCGAGGTCGCCCAGCAGACCCAGGAGCTGATGCAGTCCATCCTCAACCACTACAACACCGGCCTGCAGGTGGACGACCTCGCCCTGCAGAGCGCCCAGGCGCCTGATCCGGTGCGGCCGGCCTTCCGTGACGTGATCAGCGCCCGGGAGGACCGCACCCGGGCCGTGAACGAGGCTCAGGCCTACGCCAACGACATCCTCCCTCGGGCCCGTGGTCAGGCCGAGCGGATTCTCCAGGAGGCCGAGGGCTACCGGGCCCGTATCGTGAACGCCGCCCAGGGCAGCGCCTCCCGCTTCCGGGACGTCTTCGAGGAGTACCAGAACGCCCCCGAGGTCACCAGCCAGCGCCTGTACCTGGAGACCATGGAGCGGGTCCTGGAGCGTAACGAGAAGGTGATGGTGGACATCCCCGAATCCGGCAACCTCCTCTACCTGCCCATCCAGGAGGTGCTGAAGCAGCGCCAGGGCGACTCCGGCAAGGCCCAGAACGGCCAGGACCAGCAGGCTTCCGGGCAGGACGAGGGGCAGGCGGGACGCACCGAACGGGTCCGGCAGCAGTTTGAACGACGTCTCGAGCGTATCCAGGAGGGAGAGAGCCGATGA
- the miaA gene encoding tRNA (adenosine(37)-N6)-dimethylallyltransferase MiaA gives MGERCALFLMGPTATGKTDLALAIADEFPVALINADSAQVYRGMDVGTAKPSPEVRARYPHALMDFRDPAEPFSAGGYARAARREAEACLARGRVPLLVGGTGLYFRAFAEGLAELPTADRELRDRLRGEAEREGWAALHERLRRLDPQAAARIHPRDGQRVLRALEVCEATGRPLSELQQEEGLPPADFPILRLALWLPRKELWRRIEARFRAMLEQGLEEEVRALVEAGVDPDSPALRSVGYRQVRECLEGRRSREELLEAGVVATRRLAKRQLTWLRREPGVEWYRPEEREAVLERVREFLRPLGWTGR, from the coding sequence GTGGGGGAGCGCTGCGCGCTGTTCCTCATGGGGCCCACCGCCACCGGCAAGACCGATCTGGCCCTGGCGATCGCCGACGAATTCCCGGTGGCCCTGATCAATGCCGACTCCGCCCAGGTGTATCGGGGCATGGACGTGGGCACCGCCAAGCCCTCCCCGGAGGTGCGCGCCCGGTATCCGCACGCCCTGATGGATTTCCGCGATCCGGCCGAGCCCTTCTCGGCGGGGGGCTATGCGCGGGCCGCGCGCCGGGAGGCGGAGGCATGCCTGGCCCGGGGCCGGGTGCCGCTGCTCGTGGGCGGGACGGGATTGTACTTCCGCGCCTTCGCCGAAGGGCTGGCGGAGCTGCCAACCGCGGACCGGGAGCTGCGGGACCGGCTGCGGGGGGAGGCCGAGCGCGAGGGGTGGGCCGCCCTGCACGAGCGCCTGCGGCGCCTGGATCCGCAGGCCGCGGCGCGGATCCATCCCCGCGACGGCCAGCGCGTCCTGCGCGCCCTGGAGGTCTGCGAGGCCACGGGAAGACCCCTTTCGGAGCTCCAGCAGGAGGAAGGCCTGCCTCCCGCGGATTTCCCTATCCTGCGCCTGGCCCTGTGGCTGCCCCGGAAGGAGCTGTGGCGGCGTATCGAGGCGCGCTTCCGTGCCATGCTGGAGCAGGGGCTCGAGGAGGAGGTCCGCGCCCTGGTGGAGGCCGGTGTGGATCCGGACTCGCCAGCCCTGCGCTCCGTGGGCTATCGGCAGGTGCGGGAATGCCTGGAGGGGCGGCGGAGCCGCGAGGAGCTCCTGGAGGCGGGCGTGGTGGCCACCCGGCGGCTGGCCAAGCGTCAGCTTACTTGGCTGCGGCGCGAGCCGGGGGTGGAATGGTACCGCCCCGAGGAGCGGGAGGCGGTGCTGGAGCGGGTGCGGGAGTTTCTTCGTCCTCTGGGCTGGACAGGCCGGTGA
- the mutL gene encoding DNA mismatch repair endonuclease MutL yields MSIRQLPEHLANQIAAGEVVERPASVVKELVENSLDAGADRIAIEVEQGGGKLIRVRDNGQGMDPEEAPRALAPHATSKLRDVADLSRIATLGFRGEALPSIASVSRLTLTTREAGGEEGVKVAPGADGLEVVPSAHPPGTTVEVRDLFHNTPARRKFLRTEKTELSHVVEAVRRAALGTMDTAFILSHNGRSHFQLPAVETWEDAERRVGRLLGDQFAENAVHLVQDSGDGLRLSGWVILPTAARGQRDQQYFFVNRRPVRDRLLGHAVAEAYRDVLYQDRHPAYALFLEVDPAEVDVNVHPTKHEVRFSDGRRIHAFIRHAVEEALGAVRPGEPAARREQAERAPAPGSAGGPGGRPDGSGSPPAGGQARLGLREASAAYAELYGSAALAPAVEEAEAGPGEGPESPGSADEGGAPALGHALAQIHGAFILAQTEDGVVLVDQHAAHERITYERLKRAYQEEGVERQALLVPVAVNLAERQMVLLEEEAGTLERLGFQVDPAGPRRALIREAPAMLAEADLGLLLERTLDTLARYGSGAPVAEAANEVLAEMGCHGSVRVNRRLTREEMDALLRDLERTERGGQCNHGRPTYVHLSMQALDRFFLRGE; encoded by the coding sequence ATGTCCATACGCCAGTTGCCCGAGCACCTTGCCAATCAGATCGCTGCCGGGGAGGTCGTGGAGCGCCCCGCCTCCGTGGTCAAGGAGCTGGTGGAGAACAGCCTGGACGCGGGGGCCGACCGCATCGCCATCGAGGTGGAGCAGGGCGGCGGGAAGCTGATCCGGGTGCGGGACAACGGGCAGGGCATGGACCCCGAGGAGGCCCCGCGCGCCCTGGCTCCTCACGCTACGAGCAAGCTCCGGGACGTCGCCGACCTGAGCCGGATCGCCACCCTCGGCTTCCGGGGGGAGGCGCTGCCGAGCATCGCCTCCGTGTCGCGTCTAACGCTCACCACCCGCGAGGCCGGCGGGGAGGAGGGCGTGAAGGTGGCTCCTGGTGCGGACGGGCTGGAGGTGGTCCCCTCGGCCCATCCGCCGGGCACCACCGTGGAGGTCCGGGACCTGTTCCACAACACCCCCGCCCGGCGCAAGTTCCTGCGCACCGAGAAGACCGAGCTCAGCCACGTGGTGGAGGCGGTGCGCCGGGCTGCCCTGGGCACCATGGACACGGCCTTCATCCTGTCCCACAACGGCCGCAGCCACTTCCAGCTGCCGGCGGTGGAGACCTGGGAGGACGCCGAGCGCCGGGTGGGGCGCCTGCTGGGGGACCAGTTCGCCGAGAACGCGGTGCACCTGGTGCAGGACAGTGGCGACGGCCTGCGACTGTCGGGCTGGGTCATACTCCCCACCGCCGCCCGGGGCCAGCGGGACCAGCAGTACTTCTTCGTGAACCGGCGCCCGGTGCGGGACCGGTTGTTGGGTCATGCCGTGGCGGAGGCCTACCGGGACGTGCTCTACCAGGACCGCCACCCCGCCTACGCCTTGTTCCTGGAGGTGGATCCCGCGGAAGTGGACGTCAACGTCCACCCCACCAAGCACGAGGTGCGCTTCTCCGACGGCCGGCGGATCCATGCCTTCATCCGCCACGCGGTGGAGGAGGCCCTGGGGGCGGTTCGCCCGGGGGAGCCCGCGGCCCGCCGGGAGCAGGCCGAAAGGGCGCCCGCGCCGGGGTCCGCAGGCGGCCCCGGCGGGCGGCCGGATGGCTCGGGTTCCCCTCCGGCGGGGGGCCAGGCGCGTCTCGGCCTGCGCGAGGCCTCCGCCGCCTACGCGGAGCTCTACGGGTCCGCAGCCCTGGCGCCCGCCGTCGAGGAAGCGGAGGCCGGGCCCGGGGAGGGGCCGGAATCCCCCGGGAGCGCGGATGAGGGTGGTGCCCCGGCCCTCGGCCACGCGCTGGCCCAGATCCACGGGGCCTTCATCCTCGCCCAGACCGAGGACGGGGTGGTGCTGGTGGACCAGCATGCCGCCCACGAGCGGATCACCTACGAGCGCCTGAAGCGGGCCTACCAGGAGGAAGGGGTGGAGCGCCAGGCGCTGCTGGTGCCGGTTGCCGTCAATCTCGCCGAACGGCAAATGGTCCTCCTGGAGGAGGAGGCCGGGACCCTGGAGCGCCTTGGCTTCCAGGTGGACCCCGCCGGACCGCGCCGCGCCCTGATCCGGGAGGCACCGGCCATGCTCGCGGAGGCCGACCTGGGGCTCCTCCTGGAACGGACGCTGGACACCCTGGCCCGGTACGGCTCCGGGGCCCCCGTGGCCGAGGCGGCCAACGAGGTGCTGGCGGAGATGGGCTGCCACGGCTCCGTGCGGGTCAACCGGCGCCTCACCCGGGAGGAGATGGACGCGCTCCTGCGGGACCTGGAGCGCACCGAGCGGGGCGGACAGTGCAACCATGGCCGGCCCACCTACGTACACCTGTCCATGCAGGCCCTGGACCGCTTTTTCCTGCGCGGGGAGTAG